From the genome of Nocardia sp. NBC_01503, one region includes:
- the nusA gene encoding transcription termination factor NusA translates to MNIEIEALRAIVADKGISMETVISAIESALLTAYRHTEGHQPNARIDINQKTGVVRVMAREVDADGNMISEWDDTPEGFGRIAATTARQVVLQRLRDAENEKSFGDFATHEGDIVGGVVQRDARMNARGTIVVRIGSEAHGAEGVIPPAEQVPGETYEHGDRIKCYVVGVSRGPRGPQITLSRTHPNLVRRLFALEVPEIADGSVEIVAVAREAGHRSKIAVRSTVPGVNAKGACIGPMGQRVRNVMSELAGEKIDIIDFADDPATFVGNALSPSKVVSVTIVDPDARAARVVVPDFQLSLAIGKEGQNARLAARLTGWRIDIRSDATPDVAGSVRSEAHRS, encoded by the coding sequence ATGAACATCGAAATCGAAGCCTTGCGCGCGATTGTCGCCGACAAGGGGATCTCGATGGAGACCGTGATCTCCGCGATCGAGTCCGCGTTGCTCACCGCCTACCGGCACACCGAGGGCCATCAGCCCAACGCCCGCATCGACATCAACCAGAAGACCGGTGTCGTGCGCGTGATGGCCCGCGAGGTCGACGCCGACGGCAACATGATCTCCGAATGGGACGACACCCCTGAGGGTTTCGGCCGCATCGCCGCCACCACCGCCCGCCAGGTCGTACTCCAGCGGCTGCGTGACGCCGAGAACGAGAAGTCCTTCGGCGACTTCGCGACTCATGAGGGCGATATCGTCGGCGGTGTCGTCCAGCGCGATGCCCGGATGAACGCCCGCGGCACCATCGTGGTCCGCATCGGCAGTGAGGCGCACGGCGCGGAGGGTGTCATCCCGCCCGCCGAGCAGGTGCCCGGCGAAACCTATGAACACGGCGATCGCATCAAGTGCTATGTCGTCGGCGTCTCGCGCGGCCCCCGCGGCCCGCAGATCACCCTCTCGCGCACGCACCCCAACCTGGTGCGCCGCTTGTTCGCGCTCGAGGTCCCCGAAATCGCGGACGGCTCGGTCGAGATCGTGGCCGTGGCCCGCGAGGCCGGGCACCGCTCCAAGATCGCGGTCCGCTCCACGGTTCCGGGCGTCAATGCCAAGGGCGCGTGTATCGGCCCGATGGGTCAGCGCGTGCGCAATGTGATGAGCGAGCTCGCCGGCGAGAAGATCGACATCATCGATTTCGCCGATGATCCGGCCACCTTCGTCGGGAATGCGCTGTCCCCGTCGAAAGTTGTATCGGTCACCATCGTCGACCCGGACGCGCGTGCCGCGCGTGTCGTGGTGCCGGACTTCCAGCTCTCGCTGGCCATCGGCAAAGAGGGTCAGAACGCCCGTCTCGCCGCCCGTCTGACGGGCTGGCGAATCGACATTCGCAGTGATGCGACGCCTGATGTGGCGGGTTCGGTGCGCTCGGAGGCGCACCGGAGCTGA
- a CDS encoding DUF503 domain-containing protein produces MFVGALEFDILLGDVHSLKEKRSVIRPIIADLKRFEVSVTEGGDHDRYRRTMIAVAMVGYGMNHLTEVLDKCERHVANRPELQLLAVRRRVFGPED; encoded by the coding sequence CTGTTTGTTGGAGCGCTCGAGTTCGACATACTCCTCGGTGATGTGCATTCACTGAAGGAGAAGCGCTCCGTCATCCGTCCGATCATCGCCGACCTGAAACGGTTCGAGGTGAGTGTCACCGAGGGCGGAGATCATGACCGGTATCGCCGGACGATGATCGCCGTGGCCATGGTCGGCTACGGCATGAATCACCTGACCGAGGTGCTGGACAAGTGTGAACGGCATGTCGCCAATCGTCCGGAGTTACAGTTGCTGGCGGTACGCCGCCGCGTCTTCGGACCCGAAGACTGA
- a CDS encoding ferritin-like domain-containing protein → MTLPDQQALTDALSAEYAAVYAYGVIAAYANNDRDKYVSECTAAHRARRDATIDTLKTLGATVPAPAAAYTAPFPVDDPIPAAKLAVTVESDTAAAWHSALERADTPEIRRIALDALTECALREATWNNILGNNPPTTAFPGQP, encoded by the coding sequence ATGACCCTCCCCGATCAGCAGGCGCTCACCGATGCCCTGAGCGCCGAGTACGCCGCTGTCTACGCCTACGGCGTCATCGCGGCCTACGCCAATAACGACCGCGACAAGTACGTCTCCGAATGCACGGCGGCGCACCGCGCCCGCCGCGACGCCACCATCGACACCTTGAAAACCCTGGGTGCCACCGTCCCCGCTCCGGCCGCCGCGTACACAGCCCCCTTCCCGGTGGACGACCCCATCCCCGCCGCGAAGCTGGCGGTCACCGTCGAATCCGACACCGCCGCCGCCTGGCACTCCGCCCTCGAGCGCGCCGACACCCCGGAGATCCGCCGCATCGCCCTGGACGCCCTCACCGAATGCGCTCTCCGCGAAGCCACTTGGAACAACATCCTCGGCAACAATCCCCCCACCACCGCCTTCCCCGGCCAGCCCTGA
- the infB gene encoding translation initiation factor IF-2, with the protein MAGKARVHELAKELGVTSKELLARLKEQGEFVKSASSTVEAPVARRLRESFTPKSANGTAKPASKPAPTGDAPRPAGPKPTPGATSGPRPGAPRPSAPAPAAPAAPAAASTPAPAAKPAPEQAAPAAASAPAVRPGPSIKPGPAPKPAVAETPAPAAASEAPAAAPAPQQQGQRPTPGAPRPAQPAPRPAQQSGAPAQGGAPRPAGPKPSPKAPRVGNNPFSSAPERPAPRPAPGQGGPRPAPGQGGPRPGPGQGPRPGQGQGGPGQGGPRPGGAGRPAPGQGGPRPAAGQGGPRPGGPRPSPGSMPPRPNPGAMPSRAARPAPGGGRPGGPGQGGPRPGGGAGRPAGAGGPYRGGQGGAPGTGGGAPGAGGAAAGGFRGRPGGGGGGRPGSGGGRGGAAGAFGRPGGAPRKGRKSKRAKRAEYESMQAPAVGGVRLPRGNGEIIRLARGASLSDFAEKIGANPASLVQALFNLGEMVTATQSVNEETLELLGSEMNYVVHVVSPEDEDRELLANFDLTYGEDEGDEDDLQIRPPVVTVMGHVDHGKTRLLDTIRKANVREGEAGGITQHIGAYQVLSEVNGLDRLITFIDTPGHEAFTAMRARGAKATDIAILVVAADDGVMPQTVEAINHAQAADVPIVVAVNKIDKEGANPQKIRQQLTEYGLVAEEYGGETMFVDISAKQGTNIDSLLEAVVLTADATLDLRANPDMDAQGVAIEAHLDRGRGPVATVLIQRGTLRVGDSIVAGDAYGRVRRMVDEHGDDVVAALPSRPVQVIGFTSVPGAGDNLLVVEEDRIARQIADRRNARKRNALAARSRKRISLEDLDAALKETSELNLILKGDNSGTVEALEEALLGIDVGDEVRLRVIDRGVGGVTETNVNLASASNAIIIGFNVRAEGKATELANREGVDIRYYSVIYQAIDEIEKALKGLLKPIYEEVELGRAEIRQIFRSSKFGNIAGCWVTSGSVKRNAKARLLRDNVVVAETVTIASLRREKDDATEVREGYECGMTLTYNDIREGDIVEAYELREKPRD; encoded by the coding sequence GTGGCAGGCAAGGCCCGCGTGCACGAGTTGGCGAAAGAACTCGGTGTCACTAGCAAGGAACTACTCGCAAGGCTCAAGGAGCAGGGCGAGTTCGTGAAATCGGCGTCGTCGACGGTGGAAGCACCCGTCGCACGTCGCCTGCGTGAGTCGTTCACCCCCAAGAGTGCGAACGGCACCGCCAAGCCGGCATCCAAGCCCGCCCCGACCGGCGATGCGCCGCGTCCGGCGGGTCCCAAGCCGACCCCTGGCGCCACCTCGGGACCGCGTCCCGGCGCCCCCCGTCCGTCCGCTCCGGCCCCGGCGGCTCCCGCCGCCCCGGCCGCGGCGTCCACCCCGGCTCCGGCCGCCAAGCCCGCGCCCGAGCAGGCTGCTCCGGCCGCCGCTTCGGCTCCGGCCGTGCGTCCGGGTCCGTCCATCAAGCCCGGTCCGGCCCCCAAGCCCGCCGTGGCTGAAACCCCTGCTCCCGCAGCGGCTTCCGAGGCTCCGGCCGCGGCTCCCGCCCCGCAGCAGCAGGGTCAGCGCCCGACCCCGGGTGCCCCGCGTCCGGCGCAGCCCGCGCCGCGTCCGGCCCAGCAGTCCGGCGCTCCGGCGCAGGGCGGCGCGCCGCGCCCGGCCGGTCCGAAGCCGAGCCCCAAGGCCCCGCGCGTCGGTAACAACCCCTTCTCCTCCGCTCCCGAGCGTCCCGCGCCGCGCCCGGCTCCCGGTCAGGGCGGCCCCCGCCCGGCTCCGGGCCAGGGTGGCCCGCGTCCGGGTCCCGGCCAGGGCCCGCGTCCGGGTCAGGGCCAGGGTGGTCCGGGTCAGGGTGGTCCGCGCCCCGGTGGCGCCGGTCGTCCGGCTCCGGGTCAGGGTGGTCCGCGTCCGGCCGCAGGTCAGGGCGGTCCCCGTCCCGGCGGTCCGCGTCCGAGCCCCGGCTCGATGCCGCCTCGCCCGAACCCGGGTGCCATGCCGTCGCGTGCCGCGCGCCCGGCTCCCGGTGGCGGTCGTCCCGGTGGTCCGGGTCAGGGTGGTCCGCGTCCCGGTGGCGGCGCGGGTCGTCCGGCCGGTGCCGGTGGTCCGTACCGCGGTGGCCAGGGCGGTGCCCCGGGTACCGGTGGCGGCGCTCCGGGTGCCGGTGGCGCGGCCGCGGGTGGTTTCCGTGGTCGTCCCGGTGGTGGCGGCGGTGGCCGTCCCGGTTCCGGTGGTGGTCGCGGCGGTGCCGCGGGTGCCTTCGGTCGTCCCGGTGGCGCGCCCCGCAAGGGTCGTAAGTCGAAGCGGGCGAAGCGCGCCGAGTACGAGAGCATGCAGGCTCCCGCCGTCGGTGGTGTGCGTCTGCCCCGCGGCAACGGCGAGATCATCCGTCTCGCCCGTGGCGCGTCGCTCTCCGATTTCGCCGAGAAGATCGGCGCCAACCCGGCCTCGCTGGTGCAGGCGTTGTTCAACCTCGGTGAGATGGTCACCGCTACCCAGTCGGTGAACGAGGAGACCCTCGAGCTGCTGGGTTCGGAGATGAACTACGTGGTTCACGTGGTCTCCCCGGAGGACGAGGACCGCGAGCTGCTCGCCAACTTCGATCTCACCTACGGCGAGGACGAGGGCGACGAGGACGATCTGCAGATCCGTCCGCCGGTGGTGACCGTCATGGGTCACGTCGACCACGGTAAGACCCGACTGCTGGACACCATCCGTAAGGCGAACGTCCGTGAGGGCGAAGCCGGCGGTATCACCCAGCACATCGGCGCCTACCAGGTGCTGTCCGAGGTCAACGGCCTCGACCGGCTCATCACCTTCATCGATACCCCGGGTCACGAGGCGTTCACCGCCATGCGTGCCCGTGGTGCCAAGGCCACCGATATCGCGATCCTCGTGGTCGCGGCCGACGACGGCGTCATGCCGCAGACGGTGGAGGCCATCAACCACGCGCAGGCCGCTGACGTGCCGATCGTGGTGGCGGTCAACAAGATCGATAAGGAAGGCGCGAATCCGCAGAAGATTCGCCAGCAGCTGACCGAATACGGTCTGGTCGCCGAGGAGTACGGCGGCGAGACCATGTTCGTCGACATCTCGGCCAAGCAGGGCACCAATATCGATTCCCTGCTCGAGGCTGTCGTGCTGACCGCGGATGCCACCCTGGATCTGCGGGCCAACCCGGACATGGACGCGCAGGGTGTGGCCATCGAAGCCCACCTGGACCGCGGTCGCGGCCCGGTCGCCACCGTCCTCATCCAGCGCGGCACGCTGCGCGTGGGTGACTCGATCGTGGCGGGCGACGCCTACGGTCGTGTGCGCCGCATGGTCGACGAGCACGGCGACGACGTCGTGGCGGCGCTGCCGTCGCGTCCCGTCCAGGTCATCGGTTTCACCTCCGTCCCCGGTGCGGGCGACAACCTGCTCGTGGTCGAGGAAGACCGGATCGCGCGTCAGATCGCCGATCGCCGCAACGCTCGCAAGCGCAACGCCCTGGCCGCGCGCAGCCGCAAGCGGATCTCCCTGGAAGATCTGGATGCCGCTCTGAAGGAGACTTCGGAGCTGAACCTGATCCTCAAGGGCGACAACTCCGGTACCGTCGAGGCCCTCGAAGAGGCGCTGCTCGGTATCGATGTGGGCGACGAGGTGCGTCTGCGCGTCATCGACCGCGGTGTCGGTGGCGTCACCGAGACCAACGTCAACCTGGCGTCGGCCTCGAACGCGATCATCATCGGATTCAACGTCCGTGCCGAGGGCAAGGCGACCGAGCTGGCGAACCGCGAAGGCGTGGACATTCGCTACTACTCGGTCATCTACCAGGCGATCGACGAGATCGAGAAGGCCCTCAAGGGTCTGCTCAAGCCGATCTACGAAGAGGTCGAGCTGGGTCGGGCGGAAATCCGCCAGATCTTCCGCTCCTCCAAGTTCGGCAATATCGCCGGTTGCTGGGTCACCTCCGGCTCGGTCAAGCGCAATGCCAAGGCGCGCCTGCTGCGTGACAACGTCGTTGTCGCGGAGACGGTGACGATTGCGTCGCTGCGTCGCGAGAAGGATGACGCCACCGAGGTTCGTGAAGGCTACGAATGCGGTATGACGTTGACCTACAACGACATTCGCGAGGGTGACATCGTGGAGGCGTACGAGCTCCGCGAGAAGCCGCGCGACTAG
- the rimP gene encoding ribosome maturation factor RimP, with amino-acid sequence MPMPTEERVSQLVAGLVERRGFDLEGVSISAAGTAHAKVKVTVDSDEAAPLNAVADLSSDISEILDEAGDFGETPYLLEVTTPGIDRPLTELRHWRRARGRKVKVTLRTGAQSPEEKGKPRFEARVGAATEQDVALVLGGKRNPHRVTVPLADIEFAVVQVEFSPPGAAELELAGGVAPGRPQPGAQELPEGDEVDDVDDEVEAVEDEAAVSDSPTEGIVE; translated from the coding sequence ATGCCGATGCCGACCGAGGAAAGGGTGAGCCAGCTAGTTGCTGGGCTCGTCGAACGCCGGGGATTCGACCTCGAAGGCGTTTCGATTTCGGCCGCCGGTACGGCGCATGCCAAGGTGAAGGTGACGGTCGACAGCGACGAAGCGGCCCCACTGAACGCCGTCGCCGATCTGAGTTCGGACATCTCGGAAATCCTCGACGAGGCAGGCGACTTCGGCGAGACCCCCTATCTGCTGGAGGTCACCACCCCCGGCATCGATCGACCCCTGACCGAGCTACGACACTGGCGGCGCGCACGGGGCCGCAAGGTGAAGGTCACGCTCCGCACCGGCGCGCAATCGCCGGAGGAGAAGGGCAAACCGCGTTTCGAGGCAAGAGTCGGCGCGGCCACCGAACAGGACGTGGCGCTGGTCCTGGGCGGCAAGCGGAACCCGCACCGGGTGACGGTGCCGCTGGCCGATATCGAGTTCGCCGTGGTCCAGGTGGAGTTCTCCCCACCGGGGGCCGCCGAACTCGAGCTGGCCGGGGGAGTAGCGCCCGGCCGCCCCCAGCCCGGGGCGCAGGAGCTACCCGAGGGCGACGAAGTCGATGACGTCGATGACGAAGTCGAAGCAGTGGAAGACGAAGCAGCTGTATCCGATTCACCGACCGAAGGGATCGTGGAATGA
- a CDS encoding mucoidy inhibitor MuiA family protein: protein MITLDTDITAVTVYPDRARVTRSGKASLPAGEHRIRVAPLPLGLLRDSVRVAGQGEVTVLGVDLGTERQAEVTDEQVAALEARIRELEAALSALADADRAADARIVFLERLARRSAETLAKADGERITTFVDDLETQYDTVHTARREREQLRQEHVREQQAIQRRLGDLRGKNRNDSQSATITVEAAQPVTVDFDITYVVPGASWSSSYDLRLADAGLTLRWFGLVRQSTGEDWPECRLQLSTARPAQALDVPELEAWFISGTAPEPPMPMRRMRASSAYAGGPPPAPSAAAPGGLPPVPVRESVAAVEHGATAATYTPKRGVAVPSDGSQHRTVVTALDLEADLDYVTAPVQALEAVLRATARNTSEHTLPPGRAALFHESEFVGATDLETWAPGEERELALGVDDRIRVERELLRRNATKATLGSARRTEVEYAITIGNHTAHPATITVLDRLPVSREATITVRETLTKPQPAERDELGILTWKAALEPQAQTTITFGYRVEAPKGVTIYGLPD, encoded by the coding sequence ATGATCACTCTCGACACCGACATCACCGCGGTCACCGTGTACCCGGACCGGGCGCGAGTCACCAGATCCGGTAAGGCGAGTCTGCCCGCGGGTGAACACCGGATCCGCGTCGCACCGCTACCGCTGGGGCTGCTACGCGATTCGGTCCGCGTCGCCGGACAGGGTGAGGTGACCGTACTCGGCGTCGATCTCGGCACCGAGCGGCAGGCGGAGGTCACCGACGAACAGGTCGCGGCACTCGAGGCACGCATCCGGGAACTGGAGGCCGCCCTCAGCGCCCTCGCCGATGCCGACCGCGCTGCCGATGCCCGAATCGTCTTCCTGGAGCGACTCGCCCGCCGATCCGCCGAGACCCTCGCCAAGGCCGACGGCGAGCGCATCACCACCTTCGTCGACGATCTCGAAACACAGTACGACACCGTCCACACCGCACGCCGGGAACGAGAACAGTTGCGGCAGGAGCACGTTCGCGAACAGCAGGCGATCCAGCGCCGCCTCGGCGACCTGCGCGGCAAGAACCGCAACGACTCCCAGAGCGCGACCATCACCGTCGAAGCCGCCCAGCCGGTCACCGTCGACTTCGACATCACCTACGTCGTACCGGGCGCGAGCTGGAGCAGCAGCTACGACCTGCGCCTCGCCGATGCCGGATTGACGCTGCGCTGGTTCGGTCTGGTCCGCCAGAGCACCGGTGAGGACTGGCCCGAATGCCGCCTGCAACTCTCCACGGCCCGCCCGGCACAGGCCCTGGACGTGCCGGAATTGGAGGCGTGGTTCATCTCCGGCACCGCGCCGGAGCCACCGATGCCGATGCGCCGCATGCGAGCGAGCTCCGCATATGCCGGTGGTCCGCCCCCGGCTCCGAGCGCGGCCGCACCTGGCGGACTCCCACCGGTACCGGTGCGCGAATCCGTCGCCGCGGTCGAACACGGCGCCACCGCCGCGACCTACACACCCAAGCGCGGCGTCGCCGTCCCCTCCGACGGCAGCCAACACCGCACCGTGGTCACCGCCCTCGACCTCGAGGCCGATCTGGACTACGTGACCGCACCGGTGCAGGCTCTCGAGGCCGTGTTGCGCGCCACCGCCCGCAACACCTCCGAACACACCCTGCCGCCGGGTCGCGCGGCTCTGTTCCACGAATCCGAATTCGTCGGCGCCACCGACCTGGAGACCTGGGCGCCCGGCGAGGAGCGCGAACTCGCGCTCGGCGTCGACGACCGCATCCGGGTCGAACGAGAATTGTTGCGGCGCAACGCGACCAAGGCCACGCTCGGCTCGGCCCGGCGCACCGAGGTCGAATACGCCATCACCATCGGCAATCACACCGCCCACCCGGCCACGATCACCGTCCTGGACCGACTCCCGGTCTCGCGCGAGGCCACCATCACGGTCCGCGAGACGCTCACCAAACCCCAACCCGCGGAACGGGATGAACTCGGCATCCTCACCTGGAAAGCCGCACTGGAGCCGCAGGCCCAGACCACCATCACCTTCGGCTACCGCGTGGAAGCGCCCAAGGGCGTGACCATCTACGGCCTCCCCGACTAG
- the rbfA gene encoding 30S ribosome-binding factor RbfA: MVDQARARRLAKRISSIVATAIEYEIKDPRLRFVTITDTKMTGDLREATVYYTVMGETLDTEPDYTEAAAGLEKAKGILRSKVGAGTGVKFTPILSFKLDTVPTAAKEMEELLARARAADARVAQVAVNANYAGDVDPYKADDDTDDED, encoded by the coding sequence ATGGTGGATCAAGCCAGGGCACGCCGACTCGCCAAGCGGATCTCCTCGATCGTGGCTACGGCCATCGAGTACGAGATCAAGGATCCGCGGCTGCGTTTCGTGACGATCACCGATACCAAGATGACGGGTGATCTGCGGGAAGCCACCGTTTATTACACGGTGATGGGGGAAACCCTGGACACCGAACCCGATTACACCGAAGCGGCCGCGGGTCTGGAGAAGGCCAAGGGCATTCTCCGTTCCAAGGTCGGCGCGGGCACCGGCGTGAAGTTCACGCCGATCCTGTCGTTCAAGCTCGACACCGTTCCGACCGCCGCGAAGGAGATGGAGGAGCTGCTGGCCCGCGCCCGCGCCGCCGACGCTCGGGTCGCCCAGGTCGCGGTGAACGCCAACTACGCCGGTGATGTCGACCCCTACAAGGCCGACGACGACACCGACGACGAAGACTGA
- a CDS encoding DHH family phosphoesterase, protein MTEPVDLARAVSILDTARSVTVLCHIQPDADTIGSGLALGQVLRRRGVPVQVCFAEPAELPVSMRSLPGTELLVPPDQVRTEVDVLVAVDCGSADRLGALKDRLDGARITMVLDHHRSNTRFGEVNIVDDTAESTAGMVARVLDAWGEIIDRPVAHCLYAGLVTDTGSFKWARPGSHALAERLLATGIDGAGITRTLMDTHPFAWLPMLSRVLASAELDAEAAAGAGLVYVFVRREDTAGVRSEEVESIVDLVRTTSEAQVAAVFKEARGRTDQWTVSLRSHDCADGSPGVDVARVAIALGGGGHRYAAGYSTAGSPAQLVETLKAELNR, encoded by the coding sequence GTGACCGAACCGGTCGATCTGGCTCGTGCGGTGTCGATACTCGACACCGCACGGTCGGTGACGGTGCTGTGCCATATCCAGCCCGATGCGGACACCATCGGCAGCGGACTGGCGTTGGGGCAGGTGCTACGTCGGCGCGGGGTGCCGGTGCAGGTCTGTTTCGCCGAACCCGCCGAATTGCCCGTCTCCATGCGTTCGCTGCCCGGTACCGAATTGCTGGTGCCACCGGATCAGGTGCGGACCGAAGTCGATGTGCTGGTCGCGGTGGACTGCGGTAGCGCGGATCGGCTCGGGGCGCTGAAGGATCGGCTGGACGGTGCGCGCATCACGATGGTGCTGGACCATCACCGCTCCAATACTCGCTTCGGCGAGGTGAATATCGTCGATGACACCGCCGAATCGACCGCGGGTATGGTCGCGCGGGTGCTCGATGCCTGGGGCGAGATCATCGATCGTCCTGTGGCGCATTGTCTTTACGCCGGATTGGTCACCGATACCGGCTCGTTCAAATGGGCTCGCCCCGGTTCACACGCGCTCGCCGAGCGACTGCTGGCGACGGGGATCGACGGCGCGGGAATCACCCGAACCCTCATGGACACCCACCCGTTCGCGTGGCTGCCGATGCTGTCGCGCGTGCTGGCCTCGGCCGAGCTCGATGCCGAGGCCGCCGCCGGGGCGGGGCTGGTCTACGTATTCGTGCGCCGGGAGGACACCGCGGGGGTGCGCTCGGAGGAGGTCGAGAGCATTGTCGACCTGGTTCGCACGACCTCCGAAGCTCAGGTCGCGGCCGTATTCAAAGAGGCTCGCGGCAGGACCGATCAGTGGACGGTTTCGCTGCGCTCCCATGACTGCGCCGATGGGTCGCCGGGTGTGGACGTGGCCCGGGTGGCGATCGCGCTCGGTGGTGGCGGACATCGTTATGCCGCAGGCTATTCCACCGCCGGAAGCCCGGCCCAGCTCGTCGAGACGCTGAAGGCCGAGCTCAACCGATAG
- a CDS encoding YlxR family protein: MSAVEWTQAQRESPTPLRAARVKSRSEPMRTCIGCRERELTVELLRVVAQETVVVPDTRHRLPGRGAWLHPTSSCLSNAVRRRAFGRALRVSGHLDISALEHYVENRHEHS; encoded by the coding sequence ATGTCAGCGGTAGAGTGGACGCAGGCTCAGCGCGAGTCCCCGACTCCTTTGCGCGCCGCACGGGTGAAATCAAGATCAGAACCCATGCGGACCTGCATCGGATGTCGTGAACGCGAGTTGACCGTCGAACTGTTGCGAGTCGTGGCACAGGAAACTGTGGTCGTTCCCGATACGCGGCACAGACTGCCCGGAAGGGGTGCCTGGTTGCACCCCACTTCGTCTTGTCTGAGCAATGCGGTTCGGCGCCGAGCATTCGGCAGAGCACTACGAGTGTCCGGACATCTGGATATCTCAGCCCTGGAGCATTACGTAGAGAACAGGCACGAGCACTCATGA
- a CDS encoding alpha/beta hydrolase, translating into MKAAGPFLSFVLALALPCLCVAIPARAEPIAPDAALAAARPAPDGSQLIAATEAADGLLDMRVHSTAMNADIDLKVLRAPDDSMPAPVLYLLNGAGGGSDASSWPEQTDIVDFFHDKQVTLVNPLGGNGSYFTDWQRDDPLLGRVRWSTFLTEELPPIIDSALNGNGANAIAGISMAGTSVFQLALDAPGLYRAIGSYSGCARTSDPLGRVFVDAVVLRWHGDPANMWGPPDDPAWPAKDPYLHADRLRGTAIYVSSGTGVPGPQDTLDGTGIHGNAAKLLAQLASGGFLEAITDQCARSLRDRLQILDIPATFNLRPNGTHSWGYWQQDLHDSWPLFEQALRG; encoded by the coding sequence GTGAAAGCAGCCGGACCGTTTCTGTCGTTCGTCCTGGCCCTCGCACTGCCCTGCCTGTGCGTCGCGATTCCGGCCCGCGCCGAGCCCATCGCACCGGACGCGGCGCTGGCGGCCGCGCGGCCCGCACCGGACGGATCGCAGCTGATCGCGGCCACCGAAGCCGCGGACGGTCTCCTCGATATGCGGGTGCACTCGACCGCCATGAACGCCGATATCGACCTGAAAGTGCTTCGCGCACCGGATGATTCGATGCCCGCGCCGGTCCTGTACCTGTTGAACGGCGCGGGCGGTGGTTCGGATGCCAGCAGTTGGCCCGAGCAGACCGATATCGTCGACTTCTTCCACGATAAGCAGGTCACCCTCGTCAACCCGCTCGGCGGCAACGGCAGCTATTTCACCGATTGGCAGCGCGATGATCCCCTGCTCGGCCGGGTGCGCTGGAGCACCTTTCTCACCGAGGAGCTACCGCCCATCATCGACTCGGCGCTCAATGGCAACGGCGCGAACGCTATCGCCGGTATCTCCATGGCCGGAACCTCGGTCTTCCAACTCGCCCTCGACGCACCCGGGCTGTATCGGGCCATCGGTTCGTACAGCGGCTGCGCTCGCACCAGCGATCCCCTCGGCCGCGTCTTCGTCGATGCGGTGGTGCTGCGCTGGCATGGCGACCCCGCGAATATGTGGGGCCCACCCGATGATCCGGCCTGGCCCGCCAAGGACCCCTATCTGCACGCCGACCGCCTGCGCGGCACCGCGATCTACGTCTCCTCCGGCACCGGCGTACCCGGCCCGCAGGACACGCTCGACGGCACCGGGATTCACGGCAATGCCGCCAAACTGCTCGCCCAACTCGCCAGCGGCGGTTTCCTGGAGGCGATAACCGATCAGTGCGCCCGCTCCCTGCGCGATCGCCTCCAAATCCTGGACATACCAGCCACTTTCAACCTCCGCCCGAATGGCACGCACTCCTGGGGCTACTGGCAGCAGGATCTGCACGACTCCTGGCCGCTGTTCGAACAGGCCCTGCGGGGCTGA